The Planctomycetaceae bacterium genome includes the window AAAGACTTTGCCAGCGTCGAACGCGTGGGGTTGATCTTCCCTCCCAATAACAAAGACGCGATGATCCTGCCGGGCAAGGTCGGCGACCGCTACGCGGCGCTGCACCGCCCCGACGCCGGCGGGGGCATCGAGAACATCTGGATCGCCTACTCGCGAAATTTGGCCGACTGGGGCGAACCGCACTGCGTGCTCGAGGAAGGGCACGGTCCGGCGTGGGACGCCAACCGCATCGGCGCCGGTCCGCCGCCGCTGCTGACCGACCAGGGATGGCTGATGCTCTACCACGGCGTGAAGATGTACGGCGGCAAGTACATCTACCGCGCGGGGGCGGCCATGCTCGACCGCGACGCCCCGCACAAGGTGCTGGCCACCTCGGGCAAATGCATCTTCAAGCCCACCGAGATCTACGAGACCTCGGGCTTGATGCCCAACGTGGTCTTCCCTACCGGCACGCTGCAGCGCGGCGACGACCTCTGGATGTACTACGGGTCCGCCGACACGTGCGTGGCCCTGGCCACGGCGCGAATCAAGGACATCGTCAACTCGCTCCAGCCGCGATAGCGCCGGGCGATCAGCTTTCCAGGTTCAGCCACGCCACGTCGGCGTCGGTGAGAGCCACGTTCAACGCCTCGTACGAAGGGACGCCTTCGGCGAGGGTGGCCGGGCCGACCATCGCCCACTGCGGGAACTTCTGGGCCAGCACGTACGCCAGGGCGATCGCCATCGGGTGGACGTTCTTCTTTTTGGCCATCTCGAAGCAGCGGGCCTGGCGCTTGAAGTTGTCTTCGCTGTACCAGCAGTGCATCATGAACGGGTCGTCGGTCTTGTCCGGAGCGGCCATGCCCGGCACGAAGAACCCGCGGGCCTGGCTCGACCAGGCCAGGTTGGGCGTCTGCGTCTTGAGGTGCCAGGCGAGGTTCGTCGGTTCGCTGGCGGCCACGCATCCCGCCCAGACGGGGTTGACCATCTGCGCCAGGGAGAAGTTGTTGCTCAGGGCGGCAAAGGGCGTCTTGCCGTTCTTGGCGGCGTAGGCGTTGGCTTCTTCGAATCGCTTAATGCTCCAGTTGCTGCCGCCGAAGGCGCGCACGAGGCCCTTGCCCTTGAGCTCGTTGAGCACGTCGACGAACTCGCCAGCCGGGATCTCCGGATTGTCGCGGTGCATCATGTAAATGTCGGCATAGGGCGTGCCGACGCGTTCGAGGCTGATCATGAACTGCTCGACCAGGGCCTTGGGATTGCAGTACGGCGTGTGGGCGCCCTTGATAATGACGACGACCTGCTCGCGGATGTTGCGGTTCTTGATCCACAGGCCCAGCAGCTTTTCGGTGTTACCGCCGCCGTAGATATGAGCCGTATCAAAAGCATTGCCGCCGCGGGCGAAGAACTCGTCGAACAGGGCTGTCGCATGGGCGATATTCTGCTGCACCATCGTGCCCATGACCAGCCGCGAGATCTTCTTGCCCACGCCGGGCAGTTCGCCGTAGGGCATCTTGTTGGGCTGGCGGGCCGCCAGCGGCAGCTTGCTGACTGTCTGGGCGTACGCCTCGACGGTTTCGCACGGATAGCTCAGGCCGATGGCGGCGCGCCACTTGTCGAGCGTGATGGCCTGGCCGAGGCTATCCGCGGGCGTCATCGCCGGCGAGGGGGCCTGACGGTTTTCGATGGCCGCGGCGGCCACATCGGCCTCGATGGCATAGATGCCCTTGGGCACGTCGATCTCGATTTGCTGCTCGCCCTTACTATAGGAGACGAGCTTGAAGGAAACCTTGCCGGCCTCGCGACCTTGGCAGAACCACGGGGAGGG containing:
- a CDS encoding glycosidase, with amino-acid sequence MKDLFVRSEHNPILTVHDLPVDAEAVLNPGVTEQDGQVVLLLRVENANGFSSIHVARSLNGVTGWKIEKEPLLRYGQPEWRYEKWGCEDPRVTWLEDQQSWFITYTAYSPSGAAVGLARTKDFASVERVGLIFPPNNKDAMILPGKVGDRYAALHRPDAGGGIENIWIAYSRNLADWGEPHCVLEEGHGPAWDANRIGAGPPPLLTDQGWLMLYHGVKMYGGKYIYRAGAAMLDRDAPHKVLATSGKCIFKPTEIYETSGLMPNVVFPTGTLQRGDDLWMYYGSADTCVALATARIKDIVNSLQPR
- a CDS encoding aldo/keto reductase; translation: MKNVRWGLLACGGIAGAFAHGLKQTDSGKAVAAASRSLDKAKKFAEQWGIPKAYGSYEELLADPEIDAVYISTPHPMHAEWAVKAADAGKHILCEKPLAMNQYDVQTIIEAARRNDVLLMEAFMYRCNPQTAKLVELIRDGAIGQVKMISAAFAFQCGYGNLQSRLMNPALGGGGILDVGCYTVSMARLIAGAALGKDVAEPIDVQGMGRLGQTGVDEWAVANLRFPNDIIARLVTGVQLSQDNQVVIHGSDGVITIPSPWFCQGREAGKVSFKLVSYSKGEQQIEIDVPKGIYAIEADVAAAAIENRQAPSPAMTPADSLGQAITLDKWRAAIGLSYPCETVEAYAQTVSKLPLAARQPNKMPYGELPGVGKKISRLVMGTMVQQNIAHATALFDEFFARGGNAFDTAHIYGGGNTEKLLGLWIKNRNIREQVVVIIKGAHTPYCNPKALVEQFMISLERVGTPYADIYMMHRDNPEIPAGEFVDVLNELKGKGLVRAFGGSNWSIKRFEEANAYAAKNGKTPFAALSNNFSLAQMVNPVWAGCVAASEPTNLAWHLKTQTPNLAWSSQARGFFVPGMAAPDKTDDPFMMHCWYSEDNFKRQARCFEMAKKKNVHPMAIALAYVLAQKFPQWAMVGPATLAEGVPSYEALNVALTDADVAWLNLES